One region of Brassica napus cultivar Da-Ae chromosome A10, Da-Ae, whole genome shotgun sequence genomic DNA includes:
- the LOC106370665 gene encoding zinc finger protein 3, with translation MDASRDEPKPSDSSCIVSTSNTLSLSLEHYNIDAEEDDYDQKPGEEGIKLDLMLAEYDYSQPQINQELNLIDNLDASVATPSHKGSTSTEQKLFSCNYCQRTFYSSQALGGHQNAHKRERTLAKRGKQMEAFGHPYGYAPVPFHGQYSNRSLGIQAHSMSHKLSSYNAFGAGEYGQFSWSRTPLVQQPAIGRLSSTIENRHQMMFPPPLTSTCENFGRFGAGTIPVDSEEEQQKNLDLSLKL, from the coding sequence ATGGATGCCTCCAGGGACGAGCCAAAGCCATCTGATTCCTCATGCATCGTTTCCACATCCAACACTCTTTCATTGAGCCTAGAGCATTACAACATAGACGCAGAAGAAGATGACTATGACCAAAAACCAGGAGAGGAAGGCATAAAGCTCGACCTTATGCTAGCAGAATATGATTATAGTCAACCACAGATCAATCAAGAACTCAATCTCATCGACAACTTAGACGCGAGTGTAGCCACTCCGAGTCATAAAGGGTCAACTTCCACTGAGCAGAAGCTCTTCTCATGCAACTACTGTCAAAGAACGTTCTACAGCTCACAAGCCCTTGGTGGTCACCAAAACGCCCACAAAAGAGAGAGGACTTTGGCTAAGCGAGGGAAACAGATGGAAGCTTTTGGCCATCCCTATGGCTATGCTCCTGTTCCGTTCCATGGACAGTACAGCAACAGATCATTGGGTATTCAGGCTCACTCAATGAGTCACAAGCTAAGTTCATACAACGCCTTTGGTGCTGGTGAGTATGGTCAGTTCAGCTGGTCAAGGACACCACTTGTTCAGCAACCAGCCATAGGTAGACTATCTTCAACAATAGAGAACCGTCATCAGATGATGTTTCCTCCACCGTTGACTTCAACATGTGAGAACTTCGGTAGGTTCGGTGCTGGAACAATTCCAGTAGATTCTGAAGAAGAGCAGCAGAAGAACCTTGACTTGTCCCTCAAACTCTGA